GATCAGCGTTGAAACCCACCAGTACGAACTAAACGAATAGCGATCAACCTGCATCCACAAAAGACTACCAACCGCATCAACTAACCCCGGCAGCGCATATTTTGCATTCATCGTCGTTGTCCTATTTCGTCAGCCCGCGCGGTGCCGGCGTCTTTCCTTCGCACTTATCACTGGTCCTGTAGGCCGCCACCTTGCGAATGTGCTTGCTCCCGCTGGGGCGATGCCCGGTCTGGTGAGGCAACGGCTCTGTCGGGAAAGGAAGCACTTCGCGGCAATGCTTGCAGCTATAGCCGTTGCCGTGTTCACACAGCGGCGAGAGTGGTTCGTCCCAGTGTGGCGGCCGGCGACTCGGCATGTTTCTTTCTACCGCCCAATGAGAAGGTCACGCAGATGCTGTTCCTGCTCTTGCCGGTCGAGCACGGACTGCGGAAAGTTCTCTTTCAGCCCCAGCCAGATCCGGCCAAGGTCGTCTGCGTAGGAATGGAGTCCTTCGGAACGAACCTGTTCAATGAACATCATCAGGTCCATCATCGACTTTCCAACCTTGGGGCCCTGCGCGACCAGCACCTTGCCTGCCTTCATCGCCTGCACCGCAGACGCCCAGTCCGCACACCCTGCCCGGCGCGCAAATGCATCGCACGGATGCACGATCTTGGCGCCTGGCCCGAACATCGCTTCAACCAAGTCGGTCGGCTTCGACAAATCCACTTTGAACGGTGCTGCGACAGGCTGGCTGGCCAGGTGCCCCAGCAGGTGCTGCGGATCGGTACTGTTGTTCGCAATTGACATGGTCTGTTTCCTTCTACCGGCGCAGCCGGCGTTTTTCCTATCCCGGTATGACGAACGATGCGACTGCCGCCGCAATGCACAGGGCGATCACGCCGAATGAAACCGATCGATTGAATGGTGCAATCACCCCCAGGCTGAAAGCCGACATGAAGAGCACTCCGATGAGTGCCAATCCGATTTGGCCAAGTAGTGTTGTTGGCATAGCCTGCGCCCTTGTTTTATTCACCCTTTCCTTCTACCTGCGTAGCCGACGCGCGAAGCGCACACACGCCGAAAGAAGTTCCTAGCCGGTCTACGTAGTCGCAAACTGTTGGCAGTGTTAGTTTGATTCGCCTTTCACAAGGCGCAGAAGGCGCGCTCGCTCGGTTTCGCGCGGCCCAATAGCAGCGGGCACGCCATATCCAACCGGCGCGGCCTTGGCCCACATGCCCATCAGCCGCTCCCGATCAGCGAGCATGATCGCCCCACGCTCTTTCACCGCATCACGAACGGCTGCGCGGTACACGGGTGAGCCCGCCGTATAGCCGTCCGCCAGGATGCGGTACGTCACGGCATCAACTTCGCGGCGTTGCTCTGCGGGATTCGAGATGACGCCAAATAGCACCAGCACCGCATTCAGTGCGATCGCCACGGCGGCGCATTGCACCATGAGGGCGAGAATCCGCCACCTGAGTGGCTTTTTGGGCTTGGGTTCGGGGTTCATTGTGTGCACCAGACATTCCGAATGGTCGTTCGTACGCTCTCACAACGCAGACGCGCGACTTCGCACGGCAAAGGCCGTGGGCGCACTGGTGGCACGCCCACGACCTCAACTCGACACGGCGCCGCCATCACCGGGAGCTTAAGCACGGCGAGGCTCATCTGCTCGCTTGCGAGGACCGCGCCAGACCTGGAAGACACCCACCGCCCCCAAGCCTGTGGCCACGACAAGAGCCGCAAACATCGACCGCTGCAGCACGCGAATGGTGCTCTCGGCACCGGCGATCGCTCGATAGACCTCCTCCGCGATCGGGCCCGGCGTGCTGGCAAGCAGCGTATTGAAGAGCACCAGCTCCAGTTCGTGCGTGGCCGAAACCAGTTGATCCGCCAACACGAGCGCAACGCTTGGAGCTGACATCAGGGCCGTCAGTAACAGTCGGCCCAATCCCCGCTTCGCGCGCTGACGCAGAAAAGGCGCCCCGGCACCACGCCAATGCTCCGTCCCGATGTTATGTCTCCCCGCGTTCATCGCGCTGGCTTAGGGGGCCGGGAGGGCTTCGGGCTTGACCGCTGACTCGCCATTCAAGGGCAGACCACTTCCCTTGTGCATGCCATCGCGAATCAGATTGGCCAGCAGCACTTCCACGAGAGTACCGCCACCACTACCGCTGCCGCCGGTTGCAACGACATCCGGCACCAGCTTCATCCCGGAGCCGGCAAGCGCCTCCGCGACCTGGACGACGGCGTAGTTGCCGCTCTCCATCGAGTCGATCTTCTGCTTGATGACGCTGGCCTCCGCGGTACCGATGGCCTCGACCTTCGCGGCCTCCGCTTCACCCACCAGCCTGACCACCTTGGCGTCCGCTTCCGCGTTGATCGTCTTAGCTTGCGCTTCACCCTCGGCCTGCTTCACCGCCGCCCGAGCGTTGAACTCCGAGATGGACACCTGACGCTCTGCGTCGACCACCTTCGCCTGGGTATTGGCCAGGGCCGTCGCTTGCTCCAGCTCCTGACGGACGGCTTGGGCTTGCTTCTGGGTTTCGAACGTGACTCTCTCCTGCTCGGCCTGCTTCCGGTCGGTCAGGGTCTGCATCAGCTGCTCGGGTGGCACGATGTCGCCGATCAGCGTGTCAACCGCGCCGACGTTGTACTCAGCCAGCGCGTCACCGATGGCCTTTCGGGCGTCGTCCTGACGCTTCGACCGCTCACGCAGGAAGTCGATGATGTCGGAGGCCTGGGCGCTGTTACGGAAGTAGTTGCCAATGGTCGGTTCAAGGACCTGCGTCACCAGCGCGGACATATCACCGAATCGGGCAATGACCTTCGGAGCATCGTTGCGCGGAATGTGGATGATCTGGCTGACATCGAGGTTGAACTTGAAGCCATCTGCCGAGCGTACCGTGATGGTCGACAGATTGGCGTCGAGCTTGTGGGCCTCCGATTTCCCTGCCGCCCAGTTCAGCACGACGTTTGCGGTCGGCACATTGCGGATCTTGTGGGTGTAGGGATTGATCGGATACTTGCCCGGATCGAGCGGCTCGGCCCATACTCCCTTCTCACCACGCGAGACGAGGTTGGCATGCTTGAAGGAATCGCCGGAAACGTCCCGTCCCTCGTTGCCGACATAGGCGATCACCACGCCGACGTGGGCAATCGGTACCTCGGTCATATCGACGACGTCAACGGTGGCGAAGCGCGGGTTGATGAAGTAGCGGCCGGCGAGGAGCACCTGTTCCTGCAAACCCTTGCAGCCCCCGTTCTGGATGAACGCCTGCGGATTCTGGAACATGTTGTGGTCAGGCACTTCCGGGCCAGCGATTTCGCCCCGCCCCAAGGGCTTGCCTTCGCGCGTAGTCACGATGCCGACTTTGTTGTCGGGAATGTCCACCACTTCGGCCACATTGACATCGAAGAGTACCGGGTTGATGCGATAGGAACCCGGGGCGATGATGCCACTCTGCGGCCCACGCTCACCACCGTTTTCCAGGAACGAAGCGCCATCCTGGTAGGAGTCACACACTACCTGCTTGGCGATTACGCGGCCCGCCGGCAACGGTGAGCCGTCACGGGCTTCCACGACGCCGATCTGGCTGGGCGGGATCGTGATGGTATCCGCGAGCGTGACCTTGAACAGCAGGGGATTGACCCGATACGTGCCCGGCGGAATTACATCGATCTGCGGGCCACGTTGGCCATCTCCCTCGAGGAACTGCCGCGCGTCCTGAAACATGTCGCAGTTGATGCGTTTCGCAAGAATGCGGCCGCTCGGCAGAGGATGGCCGTCACAGGCTTCGACGACCCCAACCTTCCCCACCGGGATCGTCACGAACTTCTTCAGCTCAACTGCGTACTGCCACGGCCAGAGCGCCCAATGGAGGCCCGGGGCGAGCGTGTCCGCCTGGTAACCAGCTTCGCCGGTCAGCGCCAAGATGCGCCCGTCGGGGAGACTGCGGTTTGAGCCGAAGAGAACGAATTTCTTCGTCACGACGCCAATGCTGTCATCGGGGACGATGATGACGCCAAACAGCCAGAGCACTTGGCGGTAGGCTGCTGCGATACTGATCACTGCGATTGCACCCACAATCTGCCAAATATGACCGAGGAGGTAATCCATAGAGAAATCCAGGTTCTTGTGTGTTCTGCACTGCCAGGAACATGTTCCTGGTCAGGAGTTGCAAACCCTTTGGGGGCAACGGCGTTGTGCGCGCAAACCTTGGCACCGCCGCAACACGATTATGTCTGTCGCGCAGAACAGAATGATCGACAAGAGCCCTGTTTTTTCTGCCGCCTTTCTTCGGATTCAATGGCTGGCATCGGGTATGGGCTTGGCCGGCCCACTATCCGAACACTGGCACTGCGAGCACTTCACCGAGGACGCGTCCGGCAGTAGCTGCTCCCCCCAGGCGGCAGGAAGAAGCTCGGTGCGTTCTCGCTCTTCGCCTCTTCGATCATCTCGCGTCCCCGCTTGCTCAAGATTTCGAACGTGTCAGGAGTAGCGCCCGAGACTGTCATCTGTCGAGATAGCCAGCGCTTCGAGCCCCATGGCAGCTGCAGCAGCATCCGAGGCTCTCTGATCCGGAGCGTCATCGCCCCAGTTCCCGGACGTCCCAGCGCCCGAGAATTGTCCATGTGAATCAGTCGGCATGCCATGATGATACGAGTTGAGCGCACTGAGTAGCAGCGTTCTCAGGCTGGTCGGAACATCTGTCGCCATGTACAGCCAGAGATCAAAATCATCGCTGTCGCTGGACAGCTTGTCGCTTCCGACGAACTGCTGTCTGGAAGGCATTGAACTGGTCTGCTGACGACGAGAATTCAATGCTGTCCTCTCGCGAGCAACATCGGCAATCTTCCTGATCTGTGCCTCTGCCTGGGCGGGCAACGGCACCTTCTTGGCTTTCACCTGCCCAAGCAGGGCGAGCAGATCCGCGCTCTGCTCGGCGGAAGCCGTGGACTGGGCAATGTGCGCATCCAGCTCCGCGTTGGTGCGCTCTATCTCGGCGTCAATGCGAGGCAACCCATGCCCGCACCGGGAATGAGTTCCCGGTGGGATGAAAGCCAAGATGCCCCGAAGAACGTGGCAAGGCCTGTTGGTAGCACCGTGTGGCGCGGAATCGATGCGCGAGAAGCGCGAGATAAGAAGGCAGGATATTCGATGCAAAGGAACACGCACCAGAGGCACGTTCTGCGCACTCCTAGGCAACCTCGCGCAGCGGCTGCAGCACAACATCCCGGTCGACTCTCAATGCCGCTCAGAAAGAAAAAAGGCCATCCTTCGGAGGATGGCCATGTTCAATCAAGCAGCAATTCGCGGCGGCTTCTGCGCCTTGCGCATACTCGGCACGTACCCGAATCGCGCCCATGCCTCCGGGTCTACCGGGAGCGGACTCGTGCGCCCCGCTTCGAGATTTACAAACACACCGCTGTACTGCAGCGTCCCGGTGCGGAACAATGTCCAAAGCAAATTGAAGGCTTGCACTGCAATCGCCTGGTTGATGACCAGCGACTGCTTGCGCAGCGCATCCTCCATCGAACAAGACGGCGCCGTGTCCTTTGCATCGCGCTTCGGATCAATCAGCTCAGGAAACAGGTCGCCGACGTGAGGTAGGCGATGTTCAGCCCGGCCGCGAACTTGGCCAAGGATGACTTGACCACGATCGGTCTCATTGCCGCAATCGAGATAGTAGCCGCCCGTGCCGCGTTGCATGGCCTTGAGGATGGCCTTTCGCGCCGCCCTCGTATCCACACATCCAACGACCAAATCACAGCAGAACCGATCATTGGCATTGATACGCTGCACTTCCGCCTGCCAGTTGGTGCCCATGAGCACATTCAACCGATTGACCAGAAGAGCAGCCTTGTGCCGACCGACATCCGCTGGATAGAAGCCCTGGCGGCCGACGTTGCTCTCACTGACCGTGTCATCGTCATAGACGACACAGTCGATACCACCGGGATGGCCAAGTTCGAGCATGGCGTGATGGAGCCGCGCCAGACTTGGGATAACCGCACTCCCCGTTCCGCCGGCGCCTACTACAGCAATGCGCCATGCCCGCTCTGTCATCGCGCGAGGGATGCTATGCGTCATTTTGGTCACACAACCTCCCGAATGCCGAACTTCTGCCTCCAGGCGGCCGGTATGTCGTGGACACGTTCGAAGATGCCCTTGACGCACAACCTTAACGCCATGGACGGGCGAATGCTTGCGCAGTTGCCCAGCACGAACGCAAATTTCACGTCGTGCCTGTCGTCCTGATTGTCGGTTCCCGAGAAGAAGGCTTCAAACGTGCCATGGGAATGGCAGTCCATGACCAAGTGCTCGTTTTCCTGCAGCACCGGCCGGTCGTAACGCAGATGTCCGGAGCCGTGATCCAAGATTGCGACAGGGACGAGCCGGAACTCGCACGAGACGCCATTCCAGACGATCCAAGCACCGGTTTCGTTCGGCATCGACGCACGCGCCATCTCGCCAAACTGGCCAACCAGTTCAGCTGGAAGTTGACCGCATGGCAACTCGGTCTCCTCATTGACAGTCCCGTAGGGGACGGCAGTTTCGACTTCGTAGCTTGCGATCTTGCGAACTACCCGCAGCCACGGGCGAACCACTTCGAGGAACACGCCGTTGGTTCCCACCAGCAGGCGTTCACCACTACCAGACAATGGTGTCAGGCTACCGAATTTCGGCACCATGATCGTCGGGAAAGACGCTTGCAGCGTCATGTCCATCGGATGCATTTCAACCTCCAACTTTGCCGGCGATGAGATCACCGAGCGATTTCTTCAACGGAATGAGCACTTCCTTCGGGTACTCGGCAAAGTTGCCATCGAGCATCTCCTTCCAGAAGGCGTACACACCTCTTTCGAACTTGACGCGTTGGGCGCCGCGGTTTGGATGCGTGAAGGCCGACGAGAAGAAGGCTTCTTCCCAACCGGCAATCGAAGCGACATCGATCTGCTTCGGAACCTGCGCAGAGCCGATGCAAATCCTTCCCACGTCCCACGTATTGAAGTACGGCGGCTCGTGCAGCATGGATTCCGGCGTCGGCCTGACGTCCTCCATCAAGGCAAACACGCTGAACCCGTCATTGGCCGCCTGGAACACCAAGCCCGGGTGCGGCACTACCGCACTGCGCGTACCCAATTCTTTGCATTGAAAGAACACCCGGCGAATCGCCGGCGGGCACCACCACGTTACGGCGCGCGTGCTCACGGACAGTACGTTCGGCGTCAGGAACTCGCCCTTCGGCAACGCTGACAAAGCAACCTGGGTCACAGCGTGAATGAGTGCTCGCCGATTGAGCGGAACACCCGGGCCGATTGCAGGCTTTCGAGTCCCCGCCTCGTGAGTGATGCGGTGTGCCGTCGAGTATGTGAACTGCCCCTCGGCCGGCCCATACAGCAAAATGGCCCCTTGCAGGGCCACGTCATGAGACCGACTGGCGGTCAAGATCTTGGCCATGGGGCCTCCTATCGTGAAATGATGGTCAGTAATTGGTCGAGAGCCTTTACGATCTCGAACATGCGCGACAGGTCCTCATACTGCTTGGGCACCTGTTGCGGGTCGCTCGCCAGCGGAATCAGCACCTGGTACATCGTCGCCTCTCCGCTATTGCTAATGCATTCGAAATGGTCATCCAGCAGTTCGCCGATCCACTCTTCGGAAAACACCGCAATGGAAGCGGCCGAATATGCAGGTTCGGCCCATTGCGAATGTTCGAAGAGCTTCGAGCCCTTGGCGCGCTGCAGTGCATCTTCCAGCTGCAGCATCGCGCGGCATACCCGCTGAATCCAGCGACTTGACGAACGCGCCAGCTCCAGCACCTCCGACCTCTTGAGAACGGACCGCCGAGGGCCTTTCCGGCCCTTGCGCTTGCCGCGCTCGGGGAACATTTCTTCCGGCGCCAGGACCGGACGAACATTGGAAGGCAGGTAGCGCTCGATGTCCTCACTGTCAGCCCCAAGGCGATCAGCAAGACTCTCCCTCGCGTTCTCGTCGGACACACCCTCATCCCAATCCCACCACCACCTGGCGAACATCTCCAGGAAGTAACTCGGTGTGCGCAAGAAGAGCGAGTTGCAGGACGCTTCGTTGATCAGCGCCATCACAGAGCACAAGAGCCCGGGGTGGGCGCGCTGCAGTGGGTGCATCCGTGCGCCAATCTCGAAGATCTGCTCATGAGGCAACTCGATCGCCAAGTACAACGGCGCCGAGAGGTCCGTCTCCCATCCAAACTGATCGACCTGATCGCGTGCTGCCGCCTGGTCGAGCAAAGCGAACCCAAACAGAAGCCGCTTGCACGTCGGTGTGCGTCGCCGCAGCCACGCGAACATCGCCTCTGCGAACATGTCACCAGCATTGCCGCTGGAGCGAGCGTCGCGCGGCGAGAGCGGACCAGCCTCGAAATGCGCCCGTATCAGACCGGTAAGGTCTCCCTCGTCGGTATGCCGAAGGCGTGCAATCGCTGGAACGCATTGTGAAATGGCCGGGAGTGTTAGAAAACCATCGGCAGCTCTATGTCCGGCAGGGGAATCGAATCGACATGCCGCCCCGCCGGTGAGGCTTTCACTGAAGCCTGATAAACCTTGGCAAGAATCGAACAACACGATTCCACCTCCTCATCATGTAGAAAAACCGCCCTATCGGGCGGTTTCTCAGTTCCATTGATGCTGACCGGATCGGCCAACGCATTCATCAGATCGCGCTTACGCATGGTTGCCCTTTGCGCCCGCGGCACGCACGAACTTGTACACAGCGTTTTCCCCCTTGTACTCCGGACCCTCCACGGCTGCCGTGGTGAGTTCGGGATACTGGGCGGTGTACATGTCGCGCACTTGGTCCGGAGTGAACTGCGTTCCCGGATCGGCAAGCGTCATGCCGTTGTAGGAAAACTCGCGCTTGACCGTGTTGATGGTGATAGCCATGGCTTCTCCTTAACCGAGCAGATCAGCGAGGGAGGTGCCAGACGATTTTTTGTCGCCTTGCGCATCTTTAGCTGACGAACTCGTGCTACCGGACGTCGTTTCAGTGACCTCAACATCGACCACACCATCGTCATCGTCGTCGTCCATGCCTTTCGACTTGGGCGCCGGCAACTTCGGATTGGCGCGATTGGATGTCGCGAGGGCCTTGGTCGCCTTGTTCGACTGAGCAGCGGTAGCCGCTTGAATCACCGCCTTCGTGGACTCGACCTGTTCGGCGAGACCCTGGCGGGCCTGCGTCACACCACCGATCGCATTGGCAAACTCAGCATCCAACTCCGCCGGCGTGGCCGTCAGAGCAATCGGCGCAACCAGGGCTGCGTCGTCCGGCTTGCTGACGGTCGGCGCGACGACCACGGTCATCTCGTCACCCTGCATTGAAAGGGTGATAACAACCTTGTCGCTCGCCTTCACGAGCGGCACCAGTTCTTGAAACATAGGGATTTCCTTGAAAATGAATGGGATGGGGAAGCGAGGCGTGGTCAGAACTTCAAGACCTTGGGCACCTTGCCCGTGTAGTCAAACCCGTCTACCTTGAGGAGGGCCTCAATGACTTCGAGCTTCGATTGGTTGAACAGCTTGGAAAAGCGATCGCCGAGCGCGTTGCGCATGCCCAGCTCGTCGGCGAGAGCCTTCAACTCCGATTTGGTCAGGAGTTCCAGAAAATCCTTGGATTTCTGAAGGTTCCAGTGCTTGGTCAGGTCGAGCGCGTGGTACTTGCAGAGCGACGTCAAGACAGGCACATCGATTCCTTCGATCGCGGCAAGCGCGAGCGAGATCGTCAGATTGAGCCGCTTGTCAGTAGCCAGGCCGGCCACAGAGATAAGGTTCTTCGAGAGATCGGTGGGAGAGCTGGTCTCGTCCGCGATCCGTTCAAAGAGCGTCCCCATCTTGTCGCTGGTGATGGTGCGTGCATGACCGGACAGCGAAAGTGCGAGGAGATAGTGGTTGGCCGTTGCTTCGTTGGCCGCCACCTCCCGGCGTAGCGCCTTGCGCCACACCCCTTGTCGGTAGGTCTTCACCTTGTCCGACTCGGCAATCGACGTGGCCGCGTGTTCGGCCTTTCCGCCCTTGTCCGCGCCCTCCTTGGCCGGCGCGGCTTTGGGGCCCTTAACAGTAGACGGCGCTTCAGCGCGCTCGGCCTTGATCCTCGCTGCAACCTTCTTGGCATTGCAGGACGGATCAAAACACTGACCACGGAAGACCTTGCCCAGGCTGTCCGGCAGACCACTCACCGCGGCGCCGAAATTCTGGCAGCCGTGACATGCTTTCGCCTGTTCGGCACCGACTCCCGTCGGTCCCTCCACCTGCAATTGCACGCGCGTGTGGTTGTCGCCAGCGCGGACGATACGGATAACCGGGTATTCGTCCTTCAGGCCGTACGAGATACCTTCCAGCTGCGTCTCGGTCTTGCCCTTGTAGCAGGTCGGGTTGGTACAGCTACCGGAGGAAATCGCCTCGGAAAACATCACCGACTGCAATTCCGAGTTGTGCGCGCATGTCGCACACTCGCTCTTGTCGAAGATCGCGTCCTTCAGGTTGCAGGCAGCTTGTTCGATGGCCTTCTTGAGGTCCGCCACCGTCTTTTTCTCTTGCAGAATGATCGGCAAGAACAGGTCCTGCTTTTCCTTCGTCAGGGTCGCAAGCAGCTCGGCATGCCCAAGCTGGATGGAACGCGTGTTCAGCGCGTCCAGCACCGCAGGACTGCAGTTCATTAGCGCCAGCCGGCGGTCGAGGGTCGATCGCGGCCAGCCGAGTTGGCGGGCAGCTTCATCGCGGTCACCTTTCAGGTCCCCAACGATGTCCGCGGCCGCAACGGCTTCTTCAGACGGCGCCATGTCGGCGCGCTGAACGTTCTCGATGAGCGCCAGCCGGCGCGCTTCCCCTTCCGTCATCTCACGGATGACAACGGGCATGTCGTAATCGTCACCGCAGGCAGCTTTCGCCCCACGGTACCGGCGCTCGCCAGCGACCAGTTCGTAGGTGCCGTCCTCAAGAGGGCGCACCAGTACAGGTTGAATTACGCCATCCTCACGGATGGACTCCGTGATCTCCGCCATTTTCGCGGGATCGAAGTACTTCCGGGGGTTCTTGCCCGGCCGGATTTGGCCGAGTTTGACGGTGACGCTCTGTTGGTTTTCTTGCATTTGTGGGTTCTCCAGGGATGGAAAAGGGGAACCCGTTGCCGCACCGGGAACAGGTTCCCGATGGGATGGAAAATGAAAGCGAGGGCCACCGAACCGCTGGCCCTCGGACAACCGCGAGACGCTGCGCGTCCTGCGATCAGGAGATCGATGCGTCAAAGACGCGGAGTGAGCTTTGAGAATACCGGAAACACGTCTGCGGTGCCAGACAGCGGATCCCCCTCCGCAGATGGGGACCCGCTCTTGCGCGAGGCCGGCCAGTGGCCAACCTAGAACAACGACAATTGCTCACGTTGCCGGGCAATTTCAGCGTGCTGTTGCGGCACCGCTTCAATGATGGCCGGCGCTTGCGGCGGTTCAATCGCCTCCAGAATCGACAGGACCGTACCCATTTCTGCGGGCACGAAATTGCGTTCGGAATCAACGGGCGGGGAGGTTTCCTGGCTACGCTCACGCGCAGCCAGTTTCCGGTTCCACCCGCCAAGCACGTGCGCTGGTGTGTACCAAACCTCGCGCTCCTCAAGCATCAATGAGTTGCCAAGGATGACAACCGCAGGGATATGGAGCAAGGCCAGCTGCACATACGTCATGTGTACGCACCGTGGATCGATATCGATGCACGTTGCATGCATGGCCGTCTGGTAGTTGTGGCCCGCCTGATGCATAGCCTCCGCCATTGCGATCACCATGCCACCAGCGCCGCAGGTTGGCTCCATCACGGTGATGAAGCCATGTTCCGCGACGTCCGGATCATGGTCATTGACCTGCATCGCAGCCATCATGCTGGATACCGAATAGGGCGTGAAAAACTGCCCCGCCCTATCGTTGCCCAGCTCAAGCAGCATGTAGGTGTGACCAAGCACATCGCCAAAGCCACCGGCGACTCTGACCGGCGCCGGCGACCCGGGAAGGAC
The sequence above is a segment of the Ralstonia pickettii genome. Coding sequences within it:
- a CDS encoding PRTRC system protein A, whose product is MHPMDMTLQASFPTIMVPKFGSLTPLSGSGERLLVGTNGVFLEVVRPWLRVVRKIASYEVETAVPYGTVNEETELPCGQLPAELVGQFGEMARASMPNETGAWIVWNGVSCEFRLVPVAILDHGSGHLRYDRPVLQENEHLVMDCHSHGTFEAFFSGTDNQDDRHDVKFAFVLGNCASIRPSMALRLCVKGIFERVHDIPAAWRQKFGIREVV
- a CDS encoding N-6 DNA methylase encodes the protein MSRAAQRRHLETADEHQKALVDLIKAFGYRHRASDVFSDFVEMSALSLSNAVDLAQRDGREARYMEIVKKYTKEEVDQFPKMLGHLVLTYERRMTDVLPGSPAPVRVAGGFGDVLGHTYMLLELGNDRAGQFFTPYSVSSMMAAMQVNDHDPDVAEHGFITVMEPTCGAGGMVIAMAEAMHQAGHNYQTAMHATCIDIDPRCVHMTYVQLALLHIPAVVILGNSLMLEEREVWYTPAHVLGGWNRKLAARERSQETSPPVDSERNFVPAEMGTVLSILEAIEPPQAPAIIEAVPQQHAEIARQREQLSLF
- a CDS encoding PRTRC system protein B; amino-acid sequence: MAKILTASRSHDVALQGAILLYGPAEGQFTYSTAHRITHEAGTRKPAIGPGVPLNRRALIHAVTQVALSALPKGEFLTPNVLSVSTRAVTWWCPPAIRRVFFQCKELGTRSAVVPHPGLVFQAANDGFSVFALMEDVRPTPESMLHEPPYFNTWDVGRICIGSAQVPKQIDVASIAGWEEAFFSSAFTHPNRGAQRVKFERGVYAFWKEMLDGNFAEYPKEVLIPLKKSLGDLIAGKVGG
- a CDS encoding PRTRC system ParB family protein yields the protein MQENQQSVTVKLGQIRPGKNPRKYFDPAKMAEITESIREDGVIQPVLVRPLEDGTYELVAGERRYRGAKAACGDDYDMPVVIREMTEGEARRLALIENVQRADMAPSEEAVAAADIVGDLKGDRDEAARQLGWPRSTLDRRLALMNCSPAVLDALNTRSIQLGHAELLATLTKEKQDLFLPIILQEKKTVADLKKAIEQAACNLKDAIFDKSECATCAHNSELQSVMFSEAISSGSCTNPTCYKGKTETQLEGISYGLKDEYPVIRIVRAGDNHTRVQLQVEGPTGVGAEQAKACHGCQNFGAAVSGLPDSLGKVFRGQCFDPSCNAKKVAARIKAERAEAPSTVKGPKAAPAKEGADKGGKAEHAATSIAESDKVKTYRQGVWRKALRREVAANEATANHYLLALSLSGHARTITSDKMGTLFERIADETSSPTDLSKNLISVAGLATDKRLNLTISLALAAIEGIDVPVLTSLCKYHALDLTKHWNLQKSKDFLELLTKSELKALADELGMRNALGDRFSKLFNQSKLEVIEALLKVDGFDYTGKVPKVLKF
- a CDS encoding PRTRC system protein E encodes the protein MFQELVPLVKASDKVVITLSMQGDEMTVVVAPTVSKPDDAALVAPIALTATPAELDAEFANAIGGVTQARQGLAEQVESTKAVIQAATAAQSNKATKALATSNRANPKLPAPKSKGMDDDDDDGVVDVEVTETTSGSTSSSAKDAQGDKKSSGTSLADLLG
- a CDS encoding PRTRC system protein C yields the protein MAITINTVKREFSYNGMTLADPGTQFTPDQVRDMYTAQYPELTTAAVEGPEYKGENAVYKFVRAAGAKGNHA
- a CDS encoding PRTRC system protein F, giving the protein MSQCVPAIARLRHTDEGDLTGLIRAHFEAGPLSPRDARSSGNAGDMFAEAMFAWLRRRTPTCKRLLFGFALLDQAAARDQVDQFGWETDLSAPLYLAIELPHEQIFEIGARMHPLQRAHPGLLCSVMALINEASCNSLFLRTPSYFLEMFARWWWDWDEGVSDENARESLADRLGADSEDIERYLPSNVRPVLAPEEMFPERGKRKGRKGPRRSVLKRSEVLELARSSSRWIQRVCRAMLQLEDALQRAKGSKLFEHSQWAEPAYSAASIAVFSEEWIGELLDDHFECISNSGEATMYQVLIPLASDPQQVPKQYEDLSRMFEIVKALDQLLTIISR
- a CDS encoding SPFH domain-containing protein → MDYLLGHIWQIVGAIAVISIAAAYRQVLWLFGVIIVPDDSIGVVTKKFVLFGSNRSLPDGRILALTGEAGYQADTLAPGLHWALWPWQYAVELKKFVTIPVGKVGVVEACDGHPLPSGRILAKRINCDMFQDARQFLEGDGQRGPQIDVIPPGTYRVNPLLFKVTLADTITIPPSQIGVVEARDGSPLPAGRVIAKQVVCDSYQDGASFLENGGERGPQSGIIAPGSYRINPVLFDVNVAEVVDIPDNKVGIVTTREGKPLGRGEIAGPEVPDHNMFQNPQAFIQNGGCKGLQEQVLLAGRYFINPRFATVDVVDMTEVPIAHVGVVIAYVGNEGRDVSGDSFKHANLVSRGEKGVWAEPLDPGKYPINPYTHKIRNVPTANVVLNWAAGKSEAHKLDANLSTITVRSADGFKFNLDVSQIIHIPRNDAPKVIARFGDMSALVTQVLEPTIGNYFRNSAQASDIIDFLRERSKRQDDARKAIGDALAEYNVGAVDTLIGDIVPPEQLMQTLTDRKQAEQERVTFETQKQAQAVRQELEQATALANTQAKVVDAERQVSISEFNARAAVKQAEGEAQAKTINAEADAKVVRLVGEAEAAKVEAIGTAEASVIKQKIDSMESGNYAVVQVAEALAGSGMKLVPDVVATGGSGSGGGTLVEVLLANLIRDGMHKGSGLPLNGESAVKPEALPAP
- a CDS encoding PRTRC system ThiF family protein — translated: MTHSIPRAMTERAWRIAVVGAGGTGSAVIPSLARLHHAMLELGHPGGIDCVVYDDDTVSESNVGRQGFYPADVGRHKAALLVNRLNVLMGTNWQAEVQRINANDRFCCDLVVGCVDTRAARKAILKAMQRGTGGYYLDCGNETDRGQVILGQVRGRAEHRLPHVGDLFPELIDPKRDAKDTAPSCSMEDALRKQSLVINQAIAVQAFNLLWTLFRTGTLQYSGVFVNLEAGRTSPLPVDPEAWARFGYVPSMRKAQKPPRIAA